The Coffea arabica cultivar ET-39 chromosome 4e, Coffea Arabica ET-39 HiFi, whole genome shotgun sequence genome includes a window with the following:
- the LOC140005886 gene encoding MMS19 nucleotide excision repair protein homolog isoform X3, with protein sequence MAKPTEYVKHIESYVDSSSSPSQQAASVDALAILLKNDLLTLEALVRELDLYLTTTDSIIRSRGTLLLGELLTQLELKPLSDAAIHSLIGFLTERLEDWRALRGALVGCLALLRRKTDVGVVTENDAEAVMKSYMQYLQVQSMGQHDRKLCFELLECLLERYPNAVQPLGNELFYSICEGIDEEKDPQCLILAFHIVEVAAKLFPDPSGPFTSYAADIFEILGRYFPIHFTHPKSEDIGVSRDELSRALLLAFAATPLFEPFAIPLLLDKLSSSLPSAKVESFKYLGYCAPMYGSDRMAKHGGALWSSVKDVLYTSPQSALSVESESDGGMIFEESDIMVEALILLEGLIQQNSDLLLDMILGDEDINNFICSFPKPWDIHDTPLQLRQQLHSVGRLLAVSAKSSMASCNRVFEKFFPQMMEALGCSVGNHSDESFATEDRALSSRFNYGTLYLCVELLDACRCLVLGFKESTSFPDFIHEKWCCMLHGFCRSLINIFFSNLEVVSGNAQSSFAYTGVKGLQLLATFPRSFAPVSLLLFENILLKLVSAITSNFDKKFSWGLELKALVEIGLYIEGYQESEKAATFARIVVDKFVSWISSDEPAMPLSLKMQAICETGMTGISNMLRIVQGMEKAISAKFTQAYVDGNFESVELVIKVLECYSARVLPWFEMNGGSEEVAWNLAAIIWDKIDNSSSVNLTVQNYELLGAAMTAMKQAVRRCSQESQEKIVNRAFRVLSASTLFPLKDSPFATSLSNSEDSYLNHHVDRVSCRDEWIISLYASVVIALRPQTHVQNLKMVLQLFIMALTKGHIPSAQALGSLVNKLPSKTNERHLSQEYGVEEAIDVILTSSIWNFCQSNTLRKCSLFGGGNEIHNTKCLAGLNHTSVHISAIVGLAWIGKGLIMRGHEGIKDITMTFLGVLLENTNNGDFPESCDPIEGKEQEVIPLMKSAADAFHILLSDSEDCLNRNYHSVIRPLYKQRFYNSVMPLLLSSTRQSNSIITRSMLFRSFAHVISETPLSAMISEANKLIPLLLDSLSTLTEDVMHKDVIYNVILVLSAILMDKNGQVAVLENAQAIINQLIGLAAYPHMMVIRETAIQCLVAMSELPYARIYPSRTKVLQAISKALDDPKRAVRQEAVRCRQAWASIASRSLHF encoded by the exons ATGGCTAAGCCGACGGAGTACGTTAAGCATATCGAGTCGTACGTCGACTCGTCCAGCTCTCCCTCCCAACAG GCTGCCAGTGTGGATGCACTTGCTATTCTTTTGAAGAATGACTTATTAACCTTAGAAGCTTTA GTTAGAGAATTGGACTTGTATTTGACTACTACGGATAGCATCATTCGCTCAAGAg GCACACTTCTCCTCGGGGAACTACTGACACAATTAGAGTTGAAGCCTTTAAGTGATGCTGCGATACATTCCTTGATAGGATTCCTTACAGAAAGACTG GAAGACTGGAGAGCTTTGCGTGGTGCACTTGTTGGTTGTTTGGCACTGTTGAGGAGAAAAACTGATGTTGGTGTGGTAACTGAAAATGATGCAGAAGCTGTGATGAAATCATATATGCAATATCTGCAAGTGCAGTCCATGGGACAGCATGACCGGAAG CTCTGCTTTGAACTTCTGGAATGCCTATTGGAGCGGTACCCTAATGCTGTTCAGCCACTG GGCAATGAACTTTTCTATTCAATCTGTGAAGGTATTGATGAAGAAAAGGATCCTCAATGCTTGATCCTCGCATTTCATATTGTTGAAGTTGCTGCAAAGTTGTTTCCTGATCCCTCTGGTCCATTTACTAGTTATGCTGcagatatttttgaaattttgggcCGTTACTTCCCCATTCATTTTACACAT CCAAAAAGTGAAGATATTGGGGTCAGCAGGGATGAGCTCTCCAGGGCATTACTG CTGGCATTTGCTGCAACACCACTTTTCGAGCCATTTGCTATTCCATTGCTGCTTGATAAACTCTCTTCTTCTCTGCCATCAGCAAAG GTTGAATCCTTTAAGTATCTTGGTTACTGTGCTCCGATGTATGGATCAGACAGGATGGCCAAACATGGTGGAGCTCTTTGGTCTTCGGTGAAAGATGTTCTGTATACCTCACCACAGTCTGCTTTGTCTGTGGAGTCAGAGTCAGATGGTGGTATGATTTTTGAGGAGAGTGATATTATGGTTGAAGCCCTGATCCTTTTGGAGGGGCTTATCCAGCAAAATAGTGATTTGCTCTTAGATATGATCCTTGGAGATGAGGACATCAATAACTTCATCTGCTCATTTCCTAAACCTTGGGATATTCATGATACTCCATTGCAACTAAGACAACAACTTCATTCAGTAGGTCGCCTTCTTGCTGTCTCTGCCAAATCTTCCATGGCTTCCTGCAATAGAGTGTTTGAAAAATTCTTTCCCCAAATGATGGAGGCTTTGGGCTGTTCAGTTGGAAATCATTCTGATGAGAGTTTTGCAACGGAAGATCGTGCTCTTTCTTCTAGATTTAATTATGGTACCTTATACCTTTGTGTCGAACTCCTTGATGCATGTAGATGTTTGGTTTTGGGTTTCAAAGAATCTACATCCTTTCCTGATTTTATACACGAGAAGTGGTGTTGCATGCTGCATGGCTTTTGCAGATCATTAATCAACATCTTCTTTTCTAACTTAGAAGTTGTTTCTGGAAATGCTCAAAGCTCTTTCGCTTATACTGGAG TAAAGGGTTTGCAGCTTTTGGCTACATTTCCTAGGAGCTTCGCTCCTGTCTCATTGTTGCTGTTTGAGAACATTCTGTTGAAGTTGGTGTCAGCCATCACTTCTAACTTCGACAAGAAATTCTCATGGGGGCTGGAATTAAAGGCATTAGTGGAGATTGGCTTATATATTGAAGGGTATCAAGAGTCTGAAAAAGCAGCAACTTTTGCTAGGATTGTTGTAGACAAGTTTGTGTCTTGGATATCTTCTGATGAGCCTGCTATGCCGCTATCTCTCAAAATGCAAGCAATTTGTGAAACTGGAATGACAGGAATTAGCAATATGCTGAGAATTGTCCAAGGGATGGAAAAGGCTATATCTGCCAAATTCACTCAGGCTTAT GTTGATGGTAATTTTGAGTCAGTGGAATTGGTAATCAAGGTTCTGGAGTGCTATAGTGCTAGGGTACTCCCATG GTTTGAAATGAATGGAGGTTCTGAGGAAGTTGCTTGGAATTTGGCAGCTATTATTTGGGACAAGATTGACAATTCTAGTTCGGTCAATCTCACTGTTCAAAATTAC GAACTTCTTGGTGCAGCTATGACAGCAATGAAACAAGCAGTTCGACGCTGTTCACAGGAAAGTCAGGAAAAGATTGTCAATAGAGCCTTTAGGGTACTATCAGCAAGCACCTTGTTTCCTCTGAAAGATTCACCATTTGCCACTTCCTTGTCCAATTCAGAAGACTCATACCTTAATCATCATGTTGACAGAGTTTCATGTAGAGATGAATGGATCATTTCACTGTATGCTTCAGTTGTTATTGCACTCCGTCCTCAAACACACGTCCAAAATTTAAAGATGGTTTTACAGTTATTCATAATGGCCCTTACAAAAGGTCATATTCCTTCGGCTCAGGCATTGGGTTCTTTGGTTAACAAATTGCCTTCAAAAACCAATGAAAGGCATTTGTCACAAGAATATGGTGTGGAAGAGGCAATAGATGTGATACTAACAAGTAGCATATGGAATTTCTGCCAGAGTAATACTCTCAGAAAATGCTCTTTGTTTGGTGGTGGCAATGAGATACATAATACTAAGTGCCTTGCTGGTTTAAATCATACCTCGGTTCACATTTCTGCAATTGTTGGACTGGCTTGGATAGGAAAGGGATTGATTATGCGAGGTCATGAAGGGATAAAGGACATCACAATGACTTTTTTAGGTGTCTTACTTGAGAACACCAATAATGGGGATTTTCCAGAGTCATGTGATCCAATTGAAGGCAAAGAGCAAGAAGTGATCCCTCTAATGAAATCTGCTGCTGATGCATTTCATATTCTCCTGAGTGATTCCGAAGATTGTTTGAATAGGAACTATCATTCAGTGATACGGCCACTTTACAAGCAACGGTTTTACAACTCTGTTATGCCCCTTTTATTATCTTCAACGAGGCAATCTAATTCAATAATAACTAG ATCCATGCTCTTCCGATCATTTGCACATGTAATATCAGAGACCCCTCTGTCTGCTATGATAAGTGAAGCTAATAAG CTCATTCCCTTGCTTCTAGATAGCTTGTCCACCTTGACTGAGGATGTTATGCATAAAGATGTCATCTACAATGTCATTCTTGTCCTCTCTGCAATTTTGATGGACAAAAATG GACAAGTAGCTGTTTTGGAAAATGCACAAGCCATAATTAACCAGCTTATTGGGCTTGCAGCGTATCCTCATATGAtg GTAATTCGAGAGACAGCAATTCAGTGCCTTGTTGCAATGTCTGAACTGCCTTATGCGAGGATTTATCCATCGAGAACAAAG GTTTTACAAGCTATATCAAAAGCCTTGGATGATCCAAAGAGGGCTGTCAGACAAGAAGCAGTCAGATGTCGCCAAGCTTG GGCATCAATTGCCTCAAGAAGCCTTCACTTTTGA
- the LOC140005886 gene encoding MMS19 nucleotide excision repair protein homolog isoform X6, which yields MKSYMQYLQVQSMGQHDRKLCFELLECLLERYPNAVQPLGNELFYSICEGIDEEKDPQCLILAFHIVEVAAKLFPDPSGPFTSYAADIFEILGRYFPIHFTHPKSEDIGVSRDELSRALLLAFAATPLFEPFAIPLLLDKLSSSLPSAKVESFKYLGYCAPMYGSDRMAKHGGALWSSVKDVLYTSPQSALSVESESDGGMIFEESDIMVEALILLEGLIQQNSDLLLDMILGDEDINNFICSFPKPWDIHDTPLQLRQQLHSVGRLLAVSAKSSMASCNRVFEKFFPQMMEALGCSVGNHSDESFATEDRALSSRFNYGTLYLCVELLDACRCLVLGFKESTSFPDFIHEKWCCMLHGFCRSLINIFFSNLEVVSGNAQSSFAYTGVKGLQLLATFPRSFAPVSLLLFENILLKLVSAITSNFDKKFSWGLELKALVEIGLYIEGYQESEKAATFARIVVDKFVSWISSDEPAMPLSLKMQAICETGMTGISNMLRIVQGMEKAISAKFTQAYVDGNFESVELVIKVLECYSARVLPWFEMNGGSEEVAWNLAAIIWDKIDNSSSVNLTVQNYELLGAAMTAMKQAVRRCSQESQEKIVNRAFRVLSASTLFPLKDSPFATSLSNSEDSYLNHHVDRVSCRDEWIISLYASVVIALRPQTHVQNLKMVLQLFIMALTKGHIPSAQALGSLVNKLPSKTNERHLSQEYGVEEAIDVILTSSIWNFCQSNTLRKCSLFGGGNEIHNTKCLAGLNHTSVHISAIVGLAWIGKGLIMRGHEGIKDITMTFLGVLLENTNNGDFPESCDPIEGKEQEVIPLMKSAADAFHILLSDSEDCLNRNYHSVIRPLYKQRFYNSVMPLLLSSTRQSNSIITRSMLFRSFAHVISETPLSAMISEANKLIPLLLDSLSTLTEDVMHKDVIYNVILVLSAILMDKNGQVAVLENAQAIINQLIGLAAYPHMMVIRETAIQCLVAMSELPYARIYPSRTKVLQAISKALDDPKRAVRQEAVRCRQAWASIASRSLHF from the exons ATGAAATCATATATGCAATATCTGCAAGTGCAGTCCATGGGACAGCATGACCGGAAG CTCTGCTTTGAACTTCTGGAATGCCTATTGGAGCGGTACCCTAATGCTGTTCAGCCACTG GGCAATGAACTTTTCTATTCAATCTGTGAAGGTATTGATGAAGAAAAGGATCCTCAATGCTTGATCCTCGCATTTCATATTGTTGAAGTTGCTGCAAAGTTGTTTCCTGATCCCTCTGGTCCATTTACTAGTTATGCTGcagatatttttgaaattttgggcCGTTACTTCCCCATTCATTTTACACAT CCAAAAAGTGAAGATATTGGGGTCAGCAGGGATGAGCTCTCCAGGGCATTACTG CTGGCATTTGCTGCAACACCACTTTTCGAGCCATTTGCTATTCCATTGCTGCTTGATAAACTCTCTTCTTCTCTGCCATCAGCAAAG GTTGAATCCTTTAAGTATCTTGGTTACTGTGCTCCGATGTATGGATCAGACAGGATGGCCAAACATGGTGGAGCTCTTTGGTCTTCGGTGAAAGATGTTCTGTATACCTCACCACAGTCTGCTTTGTCTGTGGAGTCAGAGTCAGATGGTGGTATGATTTTTGAGGAGAGTGATATTATGGTTGAAGCCCTGATCCTTTTGGAGGGGCTTATCCAGCAAAATAGTGATTTGCTCTTAGATATGATCCTTGGAGATGAGGACATCAATAACTTCATCTGCTCATTTCCTAAACCTTGGGATATTCATGATACTCCATTGCAACTAAGACAACAACTTCATTCAGTAGGTCGCCTTCTTGCTGTCTCTGCCAAATCTTCCATGGCTTCCTGCAATAGAGTGTTTGAAAAATTCTTTCCCCAAATGATGGAGGCTTTGGGCTGTTCAGTTGGAAATCATTCTGATGAGAGTTTTGCAACGGAAGATCGTGCTCTTTCTTCTAGATTTAATTATGGTACCTTATACCTTTGTGTCGAACTCCTTGATGCATGTAGATGTTTGGTTTTGGGTTTCAAAGAATCTACATCCTTTCCTGATTTTATACACGAGAAGTGGTGTTGCATGCTGCATGGCTTTTGCAGATCATTAATCAACATCTTCTTTTCTAACTTAGAAGTTGTTTCTGGAAATGCTCAAAGCTCTTTCGCTTATACTGGAG TAAAGGGTTTGCAGCTTTTGGCTACATTTCCTAGGAGCTTCGCTCCTGTCTCATTGTTGCTGTTTGAGAACATTCTGTTGAAGTTGGTGTCAGCCATCACTTCTAACTTCGACAAGAAATTCTCATGGGGGCTGGAATTAAAGGCATTAGTGGAGATTGGCTTATATATTGAAGGGTATCAAGAGTCTGAAAAAGCAGCAACTTTTGCTAGGATTGTTGTAGACAAGTTTGTGTCTTGGATATCTTCTGATGAGCCTGCTATGCCGCTATCTCTCAAAATGCAAGCAATTTGTGAAACTGGAATGACAGGAATTAGCAATATGCTGAGAATTGTCCAAGGGATGGAAAAGGCTATATCTGCCAAATTCACTCAGGCTTAT GTTGATGGTAATTTTGAGTCAGTGGAATTGGTAATCAAGGTTCTGGAGTGCTATAGTGCTAGGGTACTCCCATG GTTTGAAATGAATGGAGGTTCTGAGGAAGTTGCTTGGAATTTGGCAGCTATTATTTGGGACAAGATTGACAATTCTAGTTCGGTCAATCTCACTGTTCAAAATTAC GAACTTCTTGGTGCAGCTATGACAGCAATGAAACAAGCAGTTCGACGCTGTTCACAGGAAAGTCAGGAAAAGATTGTCAATAGAGCCTTTAGGGTACTATCAGCAAGCACCTTGTTTCCTCTGAAAGATTCACCATTTGCCACTTCCTTGTCCAATTCAGAAGACTCATACCTTAATCATCATGTTGACAGAGTTTCATGTAGAGATGAATGGATCATTTCACTGTATGCTTCAGTTGTTATTGCACTCCGTCCTCAAACACACGTCCAAAATTTAAAGATGGTTTTACAGTTATTCATAATGGCCCTTACAAAAGGTCATATTCCTTCGGCTCAGGCATTGGGTTCTTTGGTTAACAAATTGCCTTCAAAAACCAATGAAAGGCATTTGTCACAAGAATATGGTGTGGAAGAGGCAATAGATGTGATACTAACAAGTAGCATATGGAATTTCTGCCAGAGTAATACTCTCAGAAAATGCTCTTTGTTTGGTGGTGGCAATGAGATACATAATACTAAGTGCCTTGCTGGTTTAAATCATACCTCGGTTCACATTTCTGCAATTGTTGGACTGGCTTGGATAGGAAAGGGATTGATTATGCGAGGTCATGAAGGGATAAAGGACATCACAATGACTTTTTTAGGTGTCTTACTTGAGAACACCAATAATGGGGATTTTCCAGAGTCATGTGATCCAATTGAAGGCAAAGAGCAAGAAGTGATCCCTCTAATGAAATCTGCTGCTGATGCATTTCATATTCTCCTGAGTGATTCCGAAGATTGTTTGAATAGGAACTATCATTCAGTGATACGGCCACTTTACAAGCAACGGTTTTACAACTCTGTTATGCCCCTTTTATTATCTTCAACGAGGCAATCTAATTCAATAATAACTAG ATCCATGCTCTTCCGATCATTTGCACATGTAATATCAGAGACCCCTCTGTCTGCTATGATAAGTGAAGCTAATAAG CTCATTCCCTTGCTTCTAGATAGCTTGTCCACCTTGACTGAGGATGTTATGCATAAAGATGTCATCTACAATGTCATTCTTGTCCTCTCTGCAATTTTGATGGACAAAAATG GACAAGTAGCTGTTTTGGAAAATGCACAAGCCATAATTAACCAGCTTATTGGGCTTGCAGCGTATCCTCATATGAtg GTAATTCGAGAGACAGCAATTCAGTGCCTTGTTGCAATGTCTGAACTGCCTTATGCGAGGATTTATCCATCGAGAACAAAG GTTTTACAAGCTATATCAAAAGCCTTGGATGATCCAAAGAGGGCTGTCAGACAAGAAGCAGTCAGATGTCGCCAAGCTTG GGCATCAATTGCCTCAAGAAGCCTTCACTTTTGA
- the LOC140005886 gene encoding MMS19 nucleotide excision repair protein homolog isoform X5, producing MKSYMQYLQVQSMGQHDRKLCFELLECLLERYPNAVQPLGNELFYSICEGIDEEKDPQCLILAFHIVEVAAKLFPDPSGPFTSYAADIFEILGRYFPIHFTHPKSEDIGVSRDELSRALLLMQLIFCVFQLAFAATPLFEPFAIPLLLDKLSSSLPSAKVESFKYLGYCAPMYGSDRMAKHGGALWSSVKDVLYTSPQSALSVESESDGGMIFEESDIMVEALILLEGLIQQNSDLLLDMILGDEDINNFICSFPKPWDIHDTPLQLRQQLHSVGRLLAVSAKSSMASCNRVFEKFFPQMMEALGCSVGNHSDESFATEDRALSSRFNYGTLYLCVELLDACRCLVLGFKESTSFPDFIHEKWCCMLHGFCRSLINIFFSNLEVVSGNAQSSFAYTGVKGLQLLATFPRSFAPVSLLLFENILLKLVSAITSNFDKKFSWGLELKALVEIGLYIEGYQESEKAATFARIVVDKFVSWISSDEPAMPLSLKMQAICETGMTGISNMLRIVQGMEKAISAKFTQAYVDGNFESVELVIKVLECYSARVLPWFEMNGGSEEVAWNLAAIIWDKIDNSSSVNLTVQNYELLGAAMTAMKQAVRRCSQESQEKIVNRAFRVLSASTLFPLKDSPFATSLSNSEDSYLNHHVDRVSCRDEWIISLYASVVIALRPQTHVQNLKMVLQLFIMALTKGHIPSAQALGSLVNKLPSKTNERHLSQEYGVEEAIDVILTSSIWNFCQSNTLRKCSLFGGGNEIHNTKCLAGLNHTSVHISAIVGLAWIGKGLIMRGHEGIKDITMTFLGVLLENTNNGDFPESCDPIEGKEQEVIPLMKSAADAFHILLSDSEDCLNRNYHSVIRPLYKQRFYNSVMPLLLSSTRQSNSIITRSMLFRSFAHVISETPLSAMISEANKLIPLLLDSLSTLTEDVMHKDVIYNVILVLSAILMDKNGQVAVLENAQAIINQLIGLAAYPHMMVIRETAIQCLVAMSELPYARIYPSRTKVLQAISKALDDPKRAVRQEAVRCRQAWASIASRSLHF from the exons ATGAAATCATATATGCAATATCTGCAAGTGCAGTCCATGGGACAGCATGACCGGAAG CTCTGCTTTGAACTTCTGGAATGCCTATTGGAGCGGTACCCTAATGCTGTTCAGCCACTG GGCAATGAACTTTTCTATTCAATCTGTGAAGGTATTGATGAAGAAAAGGATCCTCAATGCTTGATCCTCGCATTTCATATTGTTGAAGTTGCTGCAAAGTTGTTTCCTGATCCCTCTGGTCCATTTACTAGTTATGCTGcagatatttttgaaattttgggcCGTTACTTCCCCATTCATTTTACACAT CCAAAAAGTGAAGATATTGGGGTCAGCAGGGATGAGCTCTCCAGGGCATTACTG CTGATGCAGCTTATCTTTTGTGTCTTCCAGCTGGCATTTGCTGCAACACCACTTTTCGAGCCATTTGCTATTCCATTGCTGCTTGATAAACTCTCTTCTTCTCTGCCATCAGCAAAG GTTGAATCCTTTAAGTATCTTGGTTACTGTGCTCCGATGTATGGATCAGACAGGATGGCCAAACATGGTGGAGCTCTTTGGTCTTCGGTGAAAGATGTTCTGTATACCTCACCACAGTCTGCTTTGTCTGTGGAGTCAGAGTCAGATGGTGGTATGATTTTTGAGGAGAGTGATATTATGGTTGAAGCCCTGATCCTTTTGGAGGGGCTTATCCAGCAAAATAGTGATTTGCTCTTAGATATGATCCTTGGAGATGAGGACATCAATAACTTCATCTGCTCATTTCCTAAACCTTGGGATATTCATGATACTCCATTGCAACTAAGACAACAACTTCATTCAGTAGGTCGCCTTCTTGCTGTCTCTGCCAAATCTTCCATGGCTTCCTGCAATAGAGTGTTTGAAAAATTCTTTCCCCAAATGATGGAGGCTTTGGGCTGTTCAGTTGGAAATCATTCTGATGAGAGTTTTGCAACGGAAGATCGTGCTCTTTCTTCTAGATTTAATTATGGTACCTTATACCTTTGTGTCGAACTCCTTGATGCATGTAGATGTTTGGTTTTGGGTTTCAAAGAATCTACATCCTTTCCTGATTTTATACACGAGAAGTGGTGTTGCATGCTGCATGGCTTTTGCAGATCATTAATCAACATCTTCTTTTCTAACTTAGAAGTTGTTTCTGGAAATGCTCAAAGCTCTTTCGCTTATACTGGAG TAAAGGGTTTGCAGCTTTTGGCTACATTTCCTAGGAGCTTCGCTCCTGTCTCATTGTTGCTGTTTGAGAACATTCTGTTGAAGTTGGTGTCAGCCATCACTTCTAACTTCGACAAGAAATTCTCATGGGGGCTGGAATTAAAGGCATTAGTGGAGATTGGCTTATATATTGAAGGGTATCAAGAGTCTGAAAAAGCAGCAACTTTTGCTAGGATTGTTGTAGACAAGTTTGTGTCTTGGATATCTTCTGATGAGCCTGCTATGCCGCTATCTCTCAAAATGCAAGCAATTTGTGAAACTGGAATGACAGGAATTAGCAATATGCTGAGAATTGTCCAAGGGATGGAAAAGGCTATATCTGCCAAATTCACTCAGGCTTAT GTTGATGGTAATTTTGAGTCAGTGGAATTGGTAATCAAGGTTCTGGAGTGCTATAGTGCTAGGGTACTCCCATG GTTTGAAATGAATGGAGGTTCTGAGGAAGTTGCTTGGAATTTGGCAGCTATTATTTGGGACAAGATTGACAATTCTAGTTCGGTCAATCTCACTGTTCAAAATTAC GAACTTCTTGGTGCAGCTATGACAGCAATGAAACAAGCAGTTCGACGCTGTTCACAGGAAAGTCAGGAAAAGATTGTCAATAGAGCCTTTAGGGTACTATCAGCAAGCACCTTGTTTCCTCTGAAAGATTCACCATTTGCCACTTCCTTGTCCAATTCAGAAGACTCATACCTTAATCATCATGTTGACAGAGTTTCATGTAGAGATGAATGGATCATTTCACTGTATGCTTCAGTTGTTATTGCACTCCGTCCTCAAACACACGTCCAAAATTTAAAGATGGTTTTACAGTTATTCATAATGGCCCTTACAAAAGGTCATATTCCTTCGGCTCAGGCATTGGGTTCTTTGGTTAACAAATTGCCTTCAAAAACCAATGAAAGGCATTTGTCACAAGAATATGGTGTGGAAGAGGCAATAGATGTGATACTAACAAGTAGCATATGGAATTTCTGCCAGAGTAATACTCTCAGAAAATGCTCTTTGTTTGGTGGTGGCAATGAGATACATAATACTAAGTGCCTTGCTGGTTTAAATCATACCTCGGTTCACATTTCTGCAATTGTTGGACTGGCTTGGATAGGAAAGGGATTGATTATGCGAGGTCATGAAGGGATAAAGGACATCACAATGACTTTTTTAGGTGTCTTACTTGAGAACACCAATAATGGGGATTTTCCAGAGTCATGTGATCCAATTGAAGGCAAAGAGCAAGAAGTGATCCCTCTAATGAAATCTGCTGCTGATGCATTTCATATTCTCCTGAGTGATTCCGAAGATTGTTTGAATAGGAACTATCATTCAGTGATACGGCCACTTTACAAGCAACGGTTTTACAACTCTGTTATGCCCCTTTTATTATCTTCAACGAGGCAATCTAATTCAATAATAACTAG ATCCATGCTCTTCCGATCATTTGCACATGTAATATCAGAGACCCCTCTGTCTGCTATGATAAGTGAAGCTAATAAG CTCATTCCCTTGCTTCTAGATAGCTTGTCCACCTTGACTGAGGATGTTATGCATAAAGATGTCATCTACAATGTCATTCTTGTCCTCTCTGCAATTTTGATGGACAAAAATG GACAAGTAGCTGTTTTGGAAAATGCACAAGCCATAATTAACCAGCTTATTGGGCTTGCAGCGTATCCTCATATGAtg GTAATTCGAGAGACAGCAATTCAGTGCCTTGTTGCAATGTCTGAACTGCCTTATGCGAGGATTTATCCATCGAGAACAAAG GTTTTACAAGCTATATCAAAAGCCTTGGATGATCCAAAGAGGGCTGTCAGACAAGAAGCAGTCAGATGTCGCCAAGCTTG GGCATCAATTGCCTCAAGAAGCCTTCACTTTTGA